In the Streptomyces sp. WMMC940 genome, GGTCCCCTCCTGGCCGGGTGCGCAACGACGCCCGCACCACACCCAGTACGCAGCCGGGCTCGGAAATCAGCGCGCGCTCCGCGTAGCGGCGCCGCAGGGACATCGCCCTCGCCACGGTGACCTCGCCGCGGCCCGTCGTGCCGGCCAGCGCACCGGCCAGCCTGCTCGTGAGCAATCCGCCGACCGTCAGGTGCCGTTCTCCGCACCAGTCGCGCAGGCGCCTGCTCTCGCCAGGGGTGAGCGGCAGGATCACCGCGCCGCCCTCCCGGCCGGCCTGATCACCGGCGGGGCCGATGCCGGTACCGCCTCGGCGGTACGGCCGCCTCGGTCCGCCCGCCCGGACGTCCGCGTACGGCGGCGCGGCGCGGCGGCCCCGGTGCGGCCATCCCCGCGGCAGGCACACCCCGCATCCGCACACGCCTCCGCCCTCGTAGGTGAGTTCGTCGGTGTCCGGCGGCAGCGGCTCCTCGGGGGCGGGGGCGTCGACTGCGCCCGGAGCGCCGAACAGCGCGTCCAGCAGGAACCGTGCCAGCCGGCCGGCCGAGTAGGGGTCGCAGATCGAGGGGTGGCAGGTGAGGGCGAAGCGTGTGCCCCCCGCCGCCCCGCGGCCGACCCGGAGCCGCCACAGCCGCTCCCCCGCCCCCGGGATGCCCGCGTCCGCTGCGCCGTCACCGCCCCGGCAGGCAACCGGTGCCGGGCGTGGCAGGACGTGGACGGGGTACGGGCCGGGCGTCCCGTGCCGGAACCACAGGCCGCCGCCGGTGTCCTCGATGCGCAGCGACAGCAGGGGCAGCCGCCGCACCCACTGCGCCACGGCCCGCTCCACCCTTTCGGGCGGGAGTGCGTCGGCCACCGTGAAGGAGGTGGTGATCAGGCCGCTGCCGGACAGGAGCGCATGGCGGTGGGCGAACCCGGCTTCCGTACCGCTGAGCCGGCGGACACGCCCGCCGGGCGCGGGCGCGCCCTCACCCCGGCTCACGAGCCCTCGCACACGGCGTCGCCGGGCGCCGGCGACGCGTACCTCACCGTGTTGGACAGGGTCACGCCGTGGCTCGTGAAGTCCAGGGTGACGCGGTCGCCGTCGGCCATCCGGAAGCCGCCGTGGAAGCTGCTGCGGTCGGCGCCGATGTAGACGTAGTGCACCCGGCCGGGGGCGAGCAGGGCGTCGAACGCGAACAGCCCCTGGACGATGTCGTCGAGCCCGTAGTGCAGCGCCTTGGTCCCGGTGGTGAAGTCCCCGTGCCAGGCGGGCTCGCCGTCCCGCTCGATCCTGACGTGCCCGGTGACGTGGCACGGCGGCTCACCGAGGAACAGCCAGGGCGCGACGGCCGCGTCGCAGAGCTTGGCGTACGAGAGGTGGCCGCGGTGCCGGCGGAAGCGCCCGATGTCGGTGAGGTCGTTGCCGAAGCCGTAGCCGACGTAGCGGGGGGTGCGGTCGTCTCCGGTGACGTAGACGAGGACGACCTCCGCCTCCTCGGTCAGCGCGACCGAGGAGGCAGGGGCACGCAGTTCCTCGCCCGAGGTCCTGAGCACGTCGCCGAGGCCCTTCAGGAACCAGTTCGGCTGGGCGGGGGTCTCCGCGTCCACCTTGACGTTGTGGGTCTGCATGAACCCGCCGACCATGGCGTCGCCGGGGCTGTCGGGGAGCAGCGGCGGACGGAAGGACACCGAGTGCCGCTCGTGCGCCGGCACGGCCACCGTCCCGGCGTCGGGAAGGGCGGCGCCCTCGGCCAGCAGCCCCGCCAGGTCCACGCCGCCGCGCGGCACCAGGCGCAACGGTTCGCCGTCCGCGGGCAGACCGAGACCGAAGTACCGGTCGTTCCGGTAGGTGCATTCGAAGAGTACGTTCATGACGGATACCGCCTTTCGGGCACGGACGTGCCCACGAAGGTTGGGAGGGCCGGACGCGCGGCAGAGCCGCGCGGGTTGCGGGAACGTGCGCAACCGGGACCACCCGGCGAGGTCGGGGCCGGCGGCCGTGCCGGGCCGGTGACCGCCCGGTGCGGGCGGGCGGCGGGCGGGCGGGCGGCGGGCGGTTCAGAGGTCGCAGGCCGCCCAGCGCTCCGCGTTCCCGGCGAGGTCCATGCCCCAGCCGGTGCCGACCGCGGGCGACAGGGTGTTCGTCCGCCGGTCGACGGCCGGCGGCGGAACGACGATCATCTCCGGGAAGAAGCGGTCCGACTGGCCGGCTTCGACGGTGAGCGCGTCGGGGTGGCCGAAGGCCAGCGCCCGGCCCGCGTTGATCAGCGGACCCACCTCGGCCACCTGGACCCCGAACTGGAAGCGGACGCCGTGCTCCCGGGCATAGGCGACGAGCCCGGCGGCGGGCAGGGGCCCGCCGTTCTTCGCCACCCGGATGTTGAACGCGTCGCACGCGCCCGTCTCGACCGCCGTGCGGGCGTCCGCGACCGTGCAGACGGACTCGTCCAGCATGATCCGCACACCGCTGTCCCGGCGCAGCACGCGCAGTGCCTCCCAGGACCCCCTGGGCAGCGGCTCCTCCACGTAGTCGACACCGGCCTCACGCAGCCGGCGCGCGCGGGCGACCGAATCGGCGGGCGTCCAGCACATGTTGGCGTCGACCATGACGGGAACCTCGTCACCGACCTCGTCACGGACCGTGCGCACCGTGCGGGCGTCGCGCTCGATGTCGTCCGAAGCCTTGATCTTCACGAAGTGGAACGGGCCCCGGGTCGCGAGGAACTCCTCCGCCGACAGGCTCAGATCGAGTACCTGTGACACGGCCAGTGTGCCCGGCCCCGGGGAGACGGGGCCGGGCAGCAGTTGCCGCCCGCCCGCTCCGAGTCGGCGCCCCAGCCAGTCGAGGACCGCCGTCTCCAGCAGGCACAGGAGATTGTTGCCGCCGTCGACACCGAAGGTCCGCGCGAATCCGTCGCGGTGCAGCAGGCCCAGCAGTTCCCCGGGCTCCCGCGCGGTGAGCACACCGAACAGGGCGTCGAAGTCGGTCCGTTCGACCGCCACCCGGACACCCGCGGTGGTCTCGCCGGTCACATAGGGCCGGGGAGCGCACTCCCCGATGCCGTCCGTGCCGCGGGCCGTGAGGCGCAGGACCAGCGAGTCCGAGCTGCGGCGCCGCGCGGCGGGATGGTCGAACGGTGTCCGCATGGGGAGCTCGACGTGGTAGAGGCGGGCCCGGCCCCTCTCAGACGCCACGGTTCAGCCCCTGGAGCAGCGTGTACGTGGACGTCCAGTCGACCAGGTCCCCACTGACGTCGGTGTAGAAGAGGTAGTGCCTGTCGGTCGGGAACTTCATGATGGCGCCCCGGCCGGACACCAGACGCTGGAAGACGGCGTGGGCCGCGTCGAGGTCCACGATCGGGTCGGTCATCCCGGAGACGAAGGTCGCGGCGGGCACCTGGTGCGGCACCCGTCCCGGCGCGAGGTACCGGCGCTCCAGTTCGAGCAGCACGGCCCGCGACCGGCGCGTCAACTGCCTTACCGCCAGGTCGTCGTGGTCGATGAAGTGCTGGTACTTGGCCGTGCCGGTGAAGTCGGCGGCCGTCAGCCCCGCGTCCCACAGCTCGTCACCGCCGTCCGCCCCGAGGGCCGCCCGGGACTCCTCGTCGAGCGTCGCGTGCATACGGCCGAGCCAGGAGGAGCAGAAGACGGCCGCGTCGTAGGAGGTGGTGAACCCCTCGTGGGTCATCAGGGCGGCCATGTACGAGCCGCCGAGGCAGTGCCCGAACAGGGACAGGGGCACCGAGTCCCCGATCACGGCGCGTACGTGCGCGACGGCATCCGCGTAGTCGCCGAGCACGGTGTCGGCGTCCGGTATCTCGTGGCGCGGACCGGGACTTATCCCGCTGCCGCGCCGGTCGAGGACGAAGAGGGCGATGTCGTTGTCGGCGAACCGCGGGCCCACCTCCCACAGCCAGCCGGCGTGACTCTGCAGGCCGTGGAAGTAGAAGACGGCTCCCTTGATCTGCTCCGGCCGCCAGACGTGCAGGGCGAGCCGGGTGTCGCCGCACGGGAGGTCGACGATCTCCCGACGGGTGTTCTGCGGGGGCCTGAGGGTCTCGATCACTGTGGCTTCTCCTTGTGGGTCGTCGGTCGGGACGGCGGGTCACCGGGCGAGGACGGCGTCGAGGAAGTCCGCGTCCTGCTGGAAGGGCTTGAACTTGTACTGGGTGGCGTTGCCCTGCTGGCGGCGCGACTCGACGTGGGCGGCGATCGCGCCCTGGGCCACGGTCCGCACGCGCAGGCCGCCCAGCCGGCGGCTGGTCCGCTTCGAGGCGTACTCGATGTTGATGGCGGACAGTTCGCGGTCGATCGCGGTCGAGAGCGTCCGGTCCAGCGCCTCGCCGGGGGCCGGGACCTCGACGACGACCGTGTAGTACGGCGGCTCGTCCCAGCACGGGCCGCACATGTACAGCCCGGTGTCGAGGCCGGCGCCTTCGAGGCCCTGGCGGATGGCCTGGGTGACCTGGCTCTCGGTGATCTTCTCGCCGGTGAAGGAGTGGAAGACGCCGTCGCGGTGGGTGAAGTGGACCCACGGGGTACCGTCCACGATCCTGTCGACGCGGTAGATGTCACCGGTCCACAGCCGGTAGAGGCCGTTGCCCTGGGACATGATCAGGTGGTAGTCGTGCCCCGCCTCGACCTCGTCGTACAGCAGCGTGTCGACCTTCTCGCCCGCGTCGAGGAGTTCGCCCAACGGCACCTCGGCGGGGACGAACTCGAAGAACGCCTGGCTGACGGCCAGGGGCTGGCTCTCCAGGGTCTCGTCCACCGGGATGGTGGTCACCCCCTCGGTGCCGCAGCTCATGAACGGCAACTTGGCCACGCCGGGCAGGACCGCCTCCAGGCGCGGCCGGTACAGCTGGGCGGAGGCCGAGAGCCAGCAGCTGTAGAGGGTCAGCGAGGGCCAGACGTCGACCAGGCTGAACCCGTCCTTGACGAGGACCTGTTCCAGGTGCCGCGCGGCGTTCTCGTCGGGCCGGGCGCACGGGCGGCCCTGGAGGGTGCCTGCCCGCAGGTCGCGCACCAGCTCCGGACCGTGCTCGGCTATCAGGTCGCGCAGCGAGACGAGGGTGCTGGGGTTGATCGCGGAGATGTAGTGCAGGTCCTTGCCCACGAGGTGCCGCACACGGTGGTACATCCGCCCGGCGTGGCCGGCCGGGGCCTCCGGTCCGAACCAGGGCGACTCGTACCACGGCGGGTTCCAGTCCCGGCTGTTGATCTGGGGATGCCGGTTGCTGATCGCCTGGTGCTCGACGCCGTGCACGAAGTCGTACACGTCCTCCCGGACGGTCTGGGTGTCGAGCGTGGCCCACGGATGGGCGAGGATCTCGGGGTGGTGCTCCAGGTAGGTGCCCCACATCGCCTTCATCGCCGGGATGCGGTACGTGAGCAGCCAGTGCAGCGTGTACGGGACGCGCTTGGGGGTGCCGGTCGTGCCGCTTGTCTTGAGCCATCGGAGCACGGGACTGCAGGAGAGGACGCCGCCCTTGGTGTGGGTCTCCCGGTCGATCTGCCCGGCGAAGTCGTTGTAGCGCATGACCGGGAGCACCGAGCGGAAGGCCGAGGGGTCCGCGGCGACCGCGTC is a window encoding:
- a CDS encoding alpha/beta hydrolase codes for the protein MIETLRPPQNTRREIVDLPCGDTRLALHVWRPEQIKGAVFYFHGLQSHAGWLWEVGPRFADNDIALFVLDRRGSGISPGPRHEIPDADTVLGDYADAVAHVRAVIGDSVPLSLFGHCLGGSYMAALMTHEGFTTSYDAAVFCSSWLGRMHATLDEESRAALGADGGDELWDAGLTAADFTGTAKYQHFIDHDDLAVRQLTRRSRAVLLELERRYLAPGRVPHQVPAATFVSGMTDPIVDLDAAHAVFQRLVSGRGAIMKFPTDRHYLFYTDVSGDLVDWTSTYTLLQGLNRGV
- a CDS encoding enolase C-terminal domain-like protein, whose product is MASERGRARLYHVELPMRTPFDHPAARRRSSDSLVLRLTARGTDGIGECAPRPYVTGETTAGVRVAVERTDFDALFGVLTAREPGELLGLLHRDGFARTFGVDGGNNLLCLLETAVLDWLGRRLGAGGRQLLPGPVSPGPGTLAVSQVLDLSLSAEEFLATRGPFHFVKIKASDDIERDARTVRTVRDEVGDEVPVMVDANMCWTPADSVARARRLREAGVDYVEEPLPRGSWEALRVLRRDSGVRIMLDESVCTVADARTAVETGACDAFNIRVAKNGGPLPAAGLVAYAREHGVRFQFGVQVAEVGPLINAGRALAFGHPDALTVEAGQSDRFFPEMIVVPPPAVDRRTNTLSPAVGTGWGMDLAGNAERWAACDL
- a CDS encoding GH3 family domain-containing protein, which encodes MPPEPAGPPSPSTSRWQQHWQSRRDPFVEECLRARESLLADLKDPAAAQARVLDDLIDIGISSLHWKEQGYDAVAADPSAFRSVLPVMRYNDFAGQIDRETHTKGGVLSCSPVLRWLKTSGTTGTPKRVPYTLHWLLTYRIPAMKAMWGTYLEHHPEILAHPWATLDTQTVREDVYDFVHGVEHQAISNRHPQINSRDWNPPWYESPWFGPEAPAGHAGRMYHRVRHLVGKDLHYISAINPSTLVSLRDLIAEHGPELVRDLRAGTLQGRPCARPDENAARHLEQVLVKDGFSLVDVWPSLTLYSCWLSASAQLYRPRLEAVLPGVAKLPFMSCGTEGVTTIPVDETLESQPLAVSQAFFEFVPAEVPLGELLDAGEKVDTLLYDEVEAGHDYHLIMSQGNGLYRLWTGDIYRVDRIVDGTPWVHFTHRDGVFHSFTGEKITESQVTQAIRQGLEGAGLDTGLYMCGPCWDEPPYYTVVVEVPAPGEALDRTLSTAIDRELSAINIEYASKRTSRRLGGLRVRTVAQGAIAAHVESRRQQGNATQYKFKPFQQDADFLDAVLAR
- a CDS encoding FAH family protein — translated: MNVLFECTYRNDRYFGLGLPADGEPLRLVPRGGVDLAGLLAEGAALPDAGTVAVPAHERHSVSFRPPLLPDSPGDAMVGGFMQTHNVKVDAETPAQPNWFLKGLGDVLRTSGEELRAPASSVALTEEAEVVLVYVTGDDRTPRYVGYGFGNDLTDIGRFRRHRGHLSYAKLCDAAVAPWLFLGEPPCHVTGHVRIERDGEPAWHGDFTTGTKALHYGLDDIVQGLFAFDALLAPGRVHYVYIGADRSSFHGGFRMADGDRVTLDFTSHGVTLSNTVRYASPAPGDAVCEGS